One stretch of Burkholderia pyrrocinia DNA includes these proteins:
- a CDS encoding ABC transporter permease subunit, with the protein MLAYALRRTLWAVPTILAVITVCYLLLHFTPGGPFDTEKQLSAATLANLNAKYHLDEPLWKQYLLYLGSLLHGDLGPSFRYVDWSVNDLVKKALPVSLGVGGVSIPLSIVFGVLLGTVAAVRRDSFIDRFVMLIGNFGNVVPPFVLGPVLVWIFAILLKTSAGNGWLPAGGWGDGGWQYRLLPIVLLTFINVSLLARVMRGSMIETLSSNFIRTARAKGLPGSTIVLRHALKPALMPVVSLFGTVCITSITAAVVTESVFALPGLGQLVVNGAINRDYTLVLGLVVLTTVCAVLFNLLVDLAYAWLDPRIRY; encoded by the coding sequence ATGCTGGCCTACGCTTTGAGGCGCACGTTGTGGGCGGTGCCGACGATCCTCGCGGTCATCACCGTCTGCTACCTGCTGCTGCATTTCACGCCCGGCGGCCCGTTCGATACGGAGAAGCAGCTGTCCGCCGCGACGCTCGCGAACCTGAACGCGAAGTACCACCTCGACGAGCCGCTGTGGAAGCAGTACCTGCTGTATCTCGGCTCGCTGCTGCACGGTGATCTCGGCCCGTCGTTCCGCTACGTCGACTGGTCGGTGAACGATCTCGTGAAGAAGGCGCTGCCCGTGAGCCTCGGCGTGGGCGGCGTGTCGATCCCGCTCTCGATCGTGTTCGGCGTGCTGCTCGGCACCGTCGCGGCCGTGCGCCGCGACAGCTTCATCGACCGCTTCGTGATGCTGATCGGCAACTTCGGCAACGTCGTGCCGCCATTTGTGCTCGGCCCCGTGCTCGTGTGGATCTTCGCGATCCTGCTGAAGACGTCGGCCGGCAACGGCTGGCTGCCGGCGGGCGGCTGGGGCGACGGCGGCTGGCAGTACCGGCTGCTGCCGATCGTGCTGCTGACCTTCATCAACGTGTCGCTGCTCGCGCGCGTGATGCGCGGCTCGATGATCGAGACGCTGTCGAGCAACTTCATCCGCACCGCGCGCGCGAAGGGCCTGCCGGGTTCGACGATCGTGCTGCGCCACGCGCTGAAGCCCGCGCTGATGCCGGTCGTGTCGCTGTTCGGCACGGTCTGCATCACGTCGATCACGGCGGCCGTCGTCACCGAATCGGTGTTCGCGCTGCCGGGGCTCGGGCAGCTCGTCGTGAACGGTGCGATCAACCGCGACTACACGCTGGTGCTCGGCCTCGTCGTGCTGACGACCGTCTGCGCGGTGCTGTTCAACCTGCTGGTCGACCTCGCGTACGCGTGGCTCGATCCGCGCATCCGTTATTGA
- a CDS encoding peptide ABC transporter substrate-binding protein, with product MKSLHAMSAVLAALALTTPVAHAVTVPSNVALAPQQDLTRQVPAEVESLDPAHIESWTGNTIGLDLFEGLARIDAAGQVVPGVALSWERKTPQTWIFKLRHDAKWSNGQPVTAADFVYAWQRLVDPKTGSKYTILVEFVKNSKDIIAGKAAPSTLGVRAVDPYTLEVTTDVPVAFFPELTAMVPLAPVNKDTVTKLGDAWTRPGNIVSNGPFQLVDWQPNNRIVITKDAKYWNAPKVVINKVTYLPIESDETAMRMYQAGQIDYSYSIPSGIFQQVSKQFGGELRPGLQLATYYYYLNNSDAALKDKRVRQALSMVIDRDVLTSKLTQAGEKPMYGLMPNGTKGVQPFTPEWASWPMAKRVETAKNLLKQAGYSDAKPLSFTLTYNTNDLHKKVALFTASEWRTKLGVNTKLENVEFKVLMKERHDGKVQIARDGWFADYNDAMTFFDLIRCGSSQNTVGYCNKQADTLVDEGNQKLDDKARAALLTQAHDAAMNDTPMVPLFQYSADRLVKPYVGGYSLKNVIDMRASQDMYLIKH from the coding sequence ATGAAATCCTTGCATGCCATGTCGGCCGTGCTGGCCGCGCTCGCCCTGACGACGCCCGTCGCCCACGCCGTTACCGTTCCGTCGAACGTCGCGCTCGCTCCTCAACAGGACCTGACGCGACAGGTGCCCGCCGAAGTCGAGTCGCTCGACCCCGCGCACATCGAATCGTGGACCGGCAACACGATCGGCCTCGACCTGTTCGAAGGGCTCGCCCGCATCGATGCGGCCGGCCAGGTCGTGCCGGGCGTCGCGCTGTCGTGGGAGCGCAAGACGCCGCAGACGTGGATCTTCAAGCTTCGTCACGACGCGAAGTGGAGCAACGGCCAGCCGGTGACGGCCGCCGATTTCGTCTACGCGTGGCAGCGCCTCGTCGATCCGAAGACGGGCTCGAAATACACGATCCTCGTCGAGTTCGTGAAGAACTCGAAGGACATCATCGCCGGCAAGGCCGCGCCGTCGACGCTCGGCGTGCGCGCCGTCGACCCGTACACGCTCGAGGTGACGACCGACGTGCCCGTCGCGTTCTTCCCGGAGCTGACCGCGATGGTGCCGCTCGCGCCGGTGAACAAGGACACGGTGACGAAACTCGGCGACGCGTGGACGCGCCCGGGCAACATCGTCAGCAACGGCCCGTTCCAGCTGGTCGACTGGCAGCCGAACAACCGCATCGTGATCACGAAGGACGCGAAATACTGGAACGCGCCGAAGGTCGTGATCAACAAGGTCACGTACCTGCCGATCGAAAGCGACGAGACTGCGATGCGCATGTACCAGGCCGGCCAGATCGACTACAGCTACTCGATTCCGTCGGGCATTTTCCAGCAGGTCAGCAAGCAGTTCGGCGGCGAACTGCGCCCGGGCCTGCAGCTCGCGACGTACTACTACTACCTGAACAACAGCGATGCCGCGCTGAAGGACAAGCGCGTGCGCCAGGCGCTGTCGATGGTGATCGATCGCGACGTGCTCACGTCGAAGCTCACGCAGGCCGGCGAGAAGCCGATGTACGGGCTGATGCCGAACGGCACGAAGGGCGTGCAGCCGTTCACGCCGGAATGGGCGTCGTGGCCGATGGCCAAGCGCGTCGAGACCGCGAAGAACCTGCTGAAGCAGGCCGGCTACTCGGACGCGAAGCCGCTGTCGTTCACGCTGACGTACAACACCAACGACCTGCACAAGAAGGTCGCGCTGTTCACCGCGTCGGAATGGCGCACGAAGCTCGGCGTCAACACCAAGCTCGAGAACGTCGAGTTCAAGGTGCTGATGAAGGAGCGGCATGACGGCAAGGTGCAGATCGCGCGCGACGGCTGGTTCGCCGACTACAACGACGCGATGACCTTCTTCGACCTGATCCGCTGCGGCAGCTCGCAGAACACCGTCGGCTACTGCAACAAGCAGGCCGACACGCTCGTCGACGAAGGCAACCAGAAGCTCGACGACAAGGCGCGCGCGGCGCTGCTCACGCAGGCGCACGACGCGGCGATGAACGACACGCCGATGGTGCCGCTGTTCCAGTACTCGGCTGATCGTCTCGTCAAGCCGTACGTAGGCGGCTATTCGCTGAAGAACGTGATCGACATGCGTGCTTCGCAGGACATGTACCTGATCAAGCACTGA
- a CDS encoding cupin domain-containing protein — translation MVPPTENSRSADAAAVLGSKIRALRQRLKRTLDDTATAAGISKPFLSQVERGLASPSLTSLAGIAHALGVTVQYFVDTPSEERSVCRGEQLRFFGFADSANLFARLTNVSEGRQLEAILVRLPPGQKRSEVTTHAGEEFLYVIEGEVSLTLEGKTFVLQAGDSSHYQSTVPHSWVNTAKIESVVVWVGTPRLF, via the coding sequence ATGGTTCCCCCCACTGAAAACTCGCGGTCAGCAGACGCTGCCGCCGTACTGGGCAGCAAGATTCGCGCGTTGCGCCAACGACTCAAGCGCACGCTCGACGACACCGCTACCGCCGCGGGGATTTCGAAGCCGTTTCTGTCTCAAGTCGAGCGCGGGCTCGCGTCGCCGTCACTGACGTCGCTGGCCGGCATCGCGCACGCGCTCGGTGTGACGGTGCAGTACTTCGTGGATACGCCGAGCGAGGAACGCTCGGTCTGCCGAGGCGAGCAGTTGCGCTTCTTCGGGTTTGCCGATTCGGCGAACCTGTTCGCGCGGCTGACGAACGTATCCGAAGGGCGACAGCTCGAGGCGATCCTCGTGAGGTTGCCGCCGGGGCAGAAGCGGTCCGAGGTGACGACACATGCAGGAGAAGAGTTCCTGTATGTGATTGAAGGGGAAGTCTCTCTGACGCTGGAAGGCAAGACGTTCGTCCTGCAGGCCGGCGACAGTTCGCACTATCAGTCGACGGTCCCGCACAGCTGGGTCAACACCGCGAAGATCGAGTCGGTGGTGGTCTGGGTCGGTACACCGAGGCTGTTCTAA
- a CDS encoding peptide MFS transporter, translating into MMHSPVSQTRSFTTVFLIEMWERFGYYGMAALLVLFMVDRLGFTDSHANLTWGAFTALVYAAPSIGGWIGDKVLGARRTMIIGAAVLCAGYLMLAVPNDHLTYMYASLGVIVVGNGLFKANAANLVRRIYEGDDARIDSAFTIYYMAVNIGSTVSMLATPWIKDHWGWHAAFAVCCGGMLLAILNFMLMHRTLAHVGSQPDEQPIRWKRLGAVAAGGVALALITLYVLQHKQLAVASVWTAAFAILAIFAYMIAKSERSERAGLIAALVLIGQVILFFIFYVQMSTSLTLFALRNVDPHFILFGTTLFTWSAAQFQALNPIWIMLLSPVLVWVYNAVAKGGRDLPVAAKYALGFGAVAAGYLVFTISGRYAVDGRVSSWFMVWGYGLYSLGELLVSGLGLAMIARYVPARMSGFMMGAYFVATGVSQYLGSVVANFAQMPSHELPATESLPLYLSLFEKLGWLAAIGMLLALLLLPLMNRLSRQHQRCAEERREEALQAQAVTAAQ; encoded by the coding sequence ATGATGCATTCACCTGTTTCACAAACCCGATCGTTCACGACGGTCTTCCTCATCGAAATGTGGGAGCGCTTCGGCTACTACGGCATGGCCGCGCTCCTGGTCCTCTTCATGGTCGACCGGCTCGGTTTCACCGACAGCCATGCGAACCTGACCTGGGGTGCGTTCACCGCGCTCGTCTATGCGGCACCGTCGATCGGCGGCTGGATCGGCGACAAGGTGCTCGGCGCCCGCCGCACGATGATCATCGGCGCGGCCGTGCTGTGCGCCGGCTACCTGATGCTCGCGGTACCGAACGACCACCTGACGTACATGTACGCGTCGCTCGGCGTGATCGTCGTCGGCAACGGCTTGTTCAAGGCCAACGCGGCGAACCTCGTGCGCCGCATCTACGAAGGCGACGATGCGCGCATCGACAGCGCGTTCACGATCTACTACATGGCGGTCAACATCGGCTCGACGGTGTCGATGCTCGCGACGCCGTGGATCAAGGATCACTGGGGCTGGCACGCCGCGTTCGCGGTCTGCTGCGGCGGCATGCTGCTCGCGATCCTCAACTTCATGCTGATGCACCGCACGCTCGCGCATGTCGGCTCTCAGCCGGACGAACAGCCGATCCGCTGGAAGCGCCTCGGCGCGGTCGCGGCAGGCGGCGTCGCGCTCGCGCTGATCACGCTGTACGTGCTGCAGCACAAGCAGCTCGCGGTCGCCAGCGTGTGGACGGCAGCGTTCGCGATCCTCGCGATCTTCGCGTACATGATCGCGAAGTCGGAGCGCTCGGAACGCGCGGGCCTGATCGCGGCGCTCGTGCTGATCGGCCAGGTGATCCTGTTCTTCATCTTCTACGTGCAGATGTCGACGTCGCTGACGCTGTTCGCGCTGCGCAACGTCGATCCGCACTTCATCCTGTTCGGCACGACGCTGTTCACGTGGAGCGCCGCGCAGTTCCAGGCGCTGAACCCGATCTGGATCATGCTGCTGAGCCCGGTGCTGGTGTGGGTCTACAACGCCGTCGCGAAGGGCGGCCGCGACCTGCCGGTCGCCGCGAAGTACGCGCTCGGCTTCGGCGCGGTCGCCGCGGGCTACCTGGTGTTCACGATCAGCGGCCGCTACGCGGTCGACGGCCGCGTGTCGTCGTGGTTCATGGTGTGGGGCTACGGCCTCTACTCGCTCGGCGAACTGCTGGTGAGCGGCCTCGGCCTCGCGATGATCGCCCGCTACGTGCCGGCGCGCATGAGCGGCTTCATGATGGGTGCATATTTCGTCGCGACGGGCGTGTCGCAGTATCTCGGCAGCGTCGTCGCGAACTTCGCGCAGATGCCGTCGCACGAGCTGCCGGCCACCGAATCGCTGCCGCTGTACCTGTCGCTGTTCGAGAAGCTCGGCTGGCTCGCCGCGATCGGCATGCTGCTCGCGCTGCTGCTGCTGCCGCTGATGAACCGCCTGTCGCGCCAGCATCAGCGCTGCGCGGAAGAGCGTCGCGAGGAAGCGCTGCAGGCGCAGGCCGTCACCGCGGCCCAGTAA
- a CDS encoding OpgC domain-containing protein, with protein sequence MSLSMPSSAAAQPSRSGRLIEVDFFRGLVLLMIVVDHIGASVLSRVTLHAFALCDAAEVFVFLGGFATASAYGAIAERQGARAAQRRFVRRAMQIYRAFLATSTLMLVVSAVLDHYGIDAPNLALDDVSVMLASPLTGLAELLTFQRQPYLASVLPMYVLFALASPVLVPFARRHPWLLVALGVASWLAAGWLGPELLDTDGFRWSFNPFAWQLMFVAGVLARCQPFYRRIALGRWGAAATGVACAVVLGCASYKLFSGLPLPEGVLKRDLALPRVVSFAAVAWLMADCVRYGWIARIAQGVRPVVAIGQRGLICFVAGAAISLVIDSLLHPVAHGADLRHVGVGLVADACALGLMMAVAGSGTWIARWRSAAA encoded by the coding sequence ATGTCGTTGAGCATGCCGTCGTCCGCCGCGGCCCAGCCGTCGCGCAGCGGCCGCCTGATCGAAGTCGATTTCTTCCGCGGGCTCGTGCTGTTGATGATCGTCGTCGATCACATCGGCGCAAGCGTGCTGTCGCGCGTGACGCTGCACGCGTTCGCGCTGTGCGACGCGGCCGAGGTGTTCGTCTTTCTCGGCGGCTTCGCGACCGCGAGCGCGTACGGCGCGATCGCCGAACGGCAGGGCGCGCGCGCCGCGCAGCGCCGGTTCGTGCGCCGCGCGATGCAGATCTACCGCGCGTTTCTCGCGACGTCGACGCTGATGCTCGTCGTGTCGGCCGTGCTCGATCACTACGGGATCGATGCGCCGAACCTCGCGCTCGACGACGTCAGCGTGATGCTCGCGTCGCCGCTCACGGGCCTCGCCGAATTGCTGACGTTCCAGCGCCAGCCGTATCTCGCGTCGGTGCTGCCGATGTACGTGCTGTTCGCGCTCGCGTCGCCGGTGCTCGTGCCGTTCGCGCGCCGCCATCCGTGGCTGCTGGTCGCGCTCGGCGTCGCGTCGTGGCTGGCGGCGGGCTGGCTCGGCCCCGAACTGCTGGACACCGACGGCTTCCGCTGGAGCTTCAACCCGTTCGCATGGCAACTGATGTTCGTCGCCGGCGTGCTCGCGCGCTGCCAGCCGTTCTACCGGCGCATCGCGCTCGGGCGGTGGGGCGCCGCGGCGACCGGCGTCGCGTGCGCGGTCGTGCTCGGCTGTGCGAGCTACAAGCTGTTTTCCGGGCTGCCGCTGCCCGAAGGCGTGCTCAAGCGCGATCTCGCGCTGCCGCGCGTCGTGAGCTTCGCGGCCGTCGCGTGGCTGATGGCCGATTGCGTGCGCTACGGCTGGATCGCGCGGATCGCGCAGGGCGTGCGGCCCGTCGTCGCGATCGGCCAGCGCGGGCTGATCTGCTTCGTCGCGGGCGCGGCGATTTCGCTCGTCATCGATTCGCTGCTGCACCCGGTCGCGCACGGCGCCGATCTGCGGCACGTCGGCGTGGGCCTCGTGGCCGACGCATGCGCGCTCGGGCTGATGATGGCCGTGGCCGGTTCGGGAACGTGGATCGCGCGGTGGCGCAGTGCGGCCGCGTGA
- the rarD gene encoding EamA family transporter RarD, with product MTGYPDAGRGLMLSVMASTLFALMSVYAKLLAPLTGLDIFAWRVLWTAPGALALIALRGRWPALADLARRGMRDWRLLIALPASAALLGLQLWLFLWAPLHGRMLEVSLGYFLLPLTMVLVGRFYYHERLDPLQWAAVACAALGVVHEVWATRAFAWPTLVVALGYPPYFVLRRRINADSLAAFAIEIVLLCPVAFAMVAASTTRVASNPVLWVALLPGLGVLSTLALASYLKASRMLPMALFGILGYVEPVLLVAVSLLLLGETLSVAKLATYGPIWVAVALTAWHSAMLMRRLPARR from the coding sequence ATGACGGGGTATCCGGACGCCGGGCGCGGCCTCATGCTGTCGGTGATGGCATCGACGCTGTTCGCGCTGATGTCGGTTTACGCGAAGCTGCTCGCGCCGCTCACCGGGCTCGACATCTTCGCGTGGCGCGTGTTGTGGACCGCGCCGGGCGCGCTCGCGCTGATCGCGTTGCGCGGCCGCTGGCCCGCGCTCGCCGACCTCGCGCGGCGCGGCATGCGCGACTGGCGTCTGCTGATCGCGCTGCCCGCGAGCGCGGCGCTGCTCGGCCTGCAGTTGTGGCTGTTCCTGTGGGCGCCGCTGCACGGCCGCATGCTCGAGGTGTCGCTCGGCTATTTCCTGCTGCCGCTGACGATGGTGCTCGTCGGCCGCTTCTACTATCACGAACGCCTCGACCCGCTGCAATGGGCGGCTGTCGCGTGCGCCGCGCTCGGCGTCGTGCACGAAGTGTGGGCGACGCGCGCGTTCGCGTGGCCGACGCTCGTCGTCGCGCTCGGCTATCCGCCGTATTTCGTGCTGCGCCGCCGGATCAACGCGGATTCGCTGGCCGCGTTCGCGATCGAGATCGTGCTGTTGTGCCCGGTCGCGTTCGCGATGGTCGCGGCGAGCACGACGCGCGTCGCGAGCAATCCGGTGCTGTGGGTCGCGCTGCTGCCTGGGCTCGGCGTGCTCAGCACGCTCGCGCTCGCGAGCTACCTGAAGGCGAGCCGGATGCTGCCGATGGCGCTGTTCGGGATTCTCGGCTACGTCGAGCCCGTGCTGCTCGTCGCGGTGTCGCTGCTGCTGCTCGGCGAGACGCTGAGCGTCGCGAAGCTCGCGACGTATGGGCCGATCTGGGTCGCCGTCGCGCTGACCGCGTGGCACAGCGCAATGCTGATGCGACGCTTGCCCGCGCGCAGATAA
- a CDS encoding acylphosphatase: MSRNELDERIETYYVRVRGVVQGVGFRHATVREAHSLKLRGWVANLEDGSVEAMIQGPGAQIDRMLAWLRHGPPAARVTEVTFEERRTERRFDRFQQQ; encoded by the coding sequence ATGAGCCGCAATGAACTGGACGAACGGATCGAGACCTACTACGTGCGGGTGCGCGGCGTCGTGCAGGGCGTCGGCTTCCGTCATGCAACGGTGCGCGAGGCGCATTCATTGAAGCTGCGCGGCTGGGTCGCGAATCTCGAGGACGGCAGCGTCGAGGCGATGATCCAGGGCCCCGGCGCGCAGATCGACCGGATGCTCGCGTGGCTGCGCCACGGGCCGCCGGCCGCGCGCGTAACCGAGGTGACGTTCGAGGAACGCCGGACCGAAAGGCGCTTCGATCGTTTCCAGCAGCAGTAA
- the hpnA gene encoding hopanoid-associated sugar epimerase, translated as MTDTSRDLVLVTGASGFVGSAVARIAQQKGYAVRVLVRPTSPRTNVADLDAEIVTGDMRDEASMRAALRGVRYLLHVAADYRLWAPDPDEIERANLEGAVATMRAARAEGVERIVYTSSVATLKVTSAGDPSDENRPLTPEQAIGVYKRSKVLAERAVERMIADEGLPAVIVNPSTPIGPRDVKPTPTGRIIVEAALGKIPAFVDTGLNLVHVDDVAHGHFLALERGRIGERYILGGENLPLQQMLADIAQMTGRKAPTIALPRWPLYPLAVGAEAVAKFTKKEPFVTVDGLRMSKNKMYFTSAKAERELGYRARPYREGLRDALDWFRSAGYLK; from the coding sequence ATGACTGATACCTCCCGCGATCTCGTTCTCGTCACCGGCGCATCCGGTTTCGTCGGCTCGGCCGTCGCGCGCATCGCGCAGCAGAAAGGCTATGCGGTGCGCGTGCTCGTGCGCCCGACCAGCCCGCGCACGAACGTCGCGGATCTCGACGCCGAGATCGTCACCGGCGACATGCGCGACGAGGCGTCGATGCGCGCCGCGCTGCGCGGCGTGCGCTACCTGCTGCACGTGGCGGCCGACTACCGGCTGTGGGCGCCCGATCCCGACGAGATCGAGCGCGCGAACCTCGAAGGCGCGGTCGCGACGATGCGCGCGGCACGCGCCGAAGGCGTCGAGCGGATCGTCTACACGAGCAGCGTCGCGACGCTGAAGGTCACGAGCGCGGGCGACCCGTCCGACGAAAACCGGCCGCTCACGCCCGAGCAGGCGATCGGCGTCTACAAGCGCAGCAAGGTGCTCGCGGAACGCGCGGTCGAGCGGATGATCGCCGACGAAGGGCTGCCGGCCGTGATCGTCAACCCGTCGACGCCGATCGGCCCGCGCGACGTGAAGCCGACGCCGACCGGCCGCATCATCGTCGAAGCCGCGCTCGGCAAGATTCCCGCGTTCGTCGACACGGGGCTGAACCTCGTGCACGTCGACGACGTCGCGCACGGCCACTTCCTCGCGCTCGAACGCGGCCGGATCGGCGAGCGCTACATCCTCGGCGGCGAGAACCTGCCGCTGCAGCAGATGCTGGCCGACATCGCGCAGATGACGGGCCGCAAGGCGCCGACGATCGCGCTGCCGCGCTGGCCGCTGTACCCGCTCGCGGTCGGCGCCGAAGCGGTCGCGAAGTTCACGAAGAAGGAGCCGTTCGTCACCGTGGACGGGCTGCGGATGTCGAAGAACAAGATGTATTTCACGTCCGCGAAGGCCGAGCGCGAGCTCGGCTACCGTGCGCGCCCGTACCGCGAAGGGCTGCGCGATGCGCTCGACTGGTTCCGCTCGGCGGGGTACCTGAAATAA
- a CDS encoding phage tail protein yields MNLNDQIDSLNAGVDQLLHDHHAAQQAARSAEAFARAAAAEAQAAAQRHAAAEAEAQAAAQRHTAAAADAEAAQQRHAEAAAAAEAAAHRHTDAAAQAEAAVQRHTEATARTEALAQRHADAEAASQRHAAAIAEAEAAAQRHDAAATEADAAAQRHAAATAEAEAAAKRHAQAAAEAEAATQRHTAAIAEAEALAQRHAEAIAEAQAAAQRHADAAAEAEAVTQRHAEAIAQAEAAAQRHADATAQAEALTQRHAEAIAQAEAAAQHHAKAVADAEALVEAVVNEAATNAVAAPAVAAEAVEPTPAGTPTAEPAVNASAPAAADAAADAGTAIVAPAQAEAATETEAEAAAAPADKATLHVARPSQHELTLTINGESITLHPEQLGQLIEELAHARASMQPEPPPGIPAGWRFVTTKNPMMAVQKQSNGDRLLVARHTGYGWVPFTFSPDVVVQMYMMLTQR; encoded by the coding sequence ATGAACCTGAACGATCAGATCGATTCGCTCAACGCGGGCGTCGATCAGCTCCTCCACGATCACCACGCCGCGCAGCAGGCGGCCCGCAGCGCGGAAGCCTTCGCGCGCGCCGCAGCAGCGGAAGCCCAGGCCGCGGCGCAACGTCACGCTGCCGCGGAAGCCGAAGCGCAGGCCGCTGCGCAGCGCCATACGGCGGCAGCCGCCGACGCCGAAGCCGCGCAGCAGCGCCACGCGGAAGCCGCCGCCGCCGCCGAAGCCGCCGCCCACCGTCATACGGATGCCGCCGCGCAAGCCGAAGCCGCCGTGCAGCGCCATACGGAAGCCACCGCACGGACCGAAGCACTCGCGCAACGTCACGCGGATGCCGAAGCCGCATCGCAACGACACGCAGCGGCGATCGCCGAAGCGGAGGCCGCCGCGCAACGCCATGACGCCGCCGCGACCGAAGCCGATGCGGCCGCGCAGCGCCATGCGGCAGCGACCGCCGAAGCCGAGGCCGCCGCGAAGCGTCACGCGCAAGCGGCCGCCGAAGCCGAAGCGGCCACGCAGCGCCACACGGCCGCGATCGCCGAGGCCGAAGCGCTCGCGCAGCGTCACGCGGAAGCGATCGCCGAAGCGCAGGCCGCCGCGCAGCGTCATGCCGATGCGGCCGCCGAGGCCGAAGCCGTCACGCAACGCCACGCCGAAGCGATCGCGCAGGCCGAAGCCGCCGCGCAGCGCCACGCCGACGCCACCGCGCAGGCCGAAGCCCTCACGCAGCGCCATGCCGAAGCGATCGCGCAGGCCGAAGCCGCCGCACAGCACCACGCGAAGGCCGTCGCCGACGCCGAGGCGCTGGTCGAGGCCGTCGTCAACGAAGCCGCGACAAACGCAGTTGCCGCCCCGGCCGTTGCCGCCGAAGCCGTCGAACCGACACCGGCAGGCACGCCGACGGCGGAACCGGCTGTGAACGCATCCGCGCCGGCTGCGGCCGATGCAGCAGCCGACGCCGGAACCGCGATCGTTGCGCCGGCGCAAGCCGAAGCCGCGACTGAAACCGAAGCCGAAGCCGCCGCCGCCCCGGCCGACAAGGCGACGCTGCACGTGGCACGTCCGTCGCAGCACGAACTCACGCTGACCATCAACGGCGAATCGATCACGCTGCATCCGGAGCAACTCGGTCAGTTGATCGAGGAACTCGCGCATGCGCGCGCGTCGATGCAGCCGGAGCCGCCGCCCGGCATCCCGGCCGGCTGGCGTTTCGTGACGACGAAGAACCCGATGATGGCCGTGCAGAAGCAGTCGAACGGCGACCGCCTGCTGGTCGCCCGCCACACCGGCTACGGCTGGGTTCCGTTCACGTTCTCGCCGGACGTCGTGGTCCAGATGTACATGATGCTGACCCAGCGGTAA